From one Balnearium lithotrophicum genomic stretch:
- a CDS encoding F420-nonreducing hydrogenase, whose amino-acid sequence MSKIKMAYYLAGGCAGCDTSLLDTAGKLVDFLEHVDLTFFAPTLIDVKYRDFEDIPDGSIDVGFFTGNVRNSEHERMARLMRRKCKTLIAFGICASLGGIKGLVNLFPQEEIVKKAYIETVTTDNPERITPQPEYKVDGKYDLELPKLMPARALDQVVEVDYYVGGCPPHYNHIKWILEKLLNGDLPPKGSWLTMGTAVCDVCPRNPIRHGGVKKKPTEVKRTLEKPPEDACLLEAGFLCLGPVTQGDCQAACLKANMPCRGCGGPIPGVSDFAVKAISTIATTLSDKSLLKKVPDPVRLFYRYSLPKSKLVKPRG is encoded by the coding sequence ATGTCCAAAATTAAAATGGCCTACTATTTGGCCGGTGGATGTGCCGGTTGTGACACGTCACTCTTAGATACTGCAGGAAAACTTGTTGATTTTTTAGAGCATGTCGACCTAACCTTTTTTGCTCCAACGCTCATAGACGTCAAGTACAGAGATTTTGAGGATATTCCTGACGGTTCAATAGATGTTGGATTTTTTACAGGTAACGTTAGAAACTCCGAACACGAAAGAATGGCAAGGTTAATGAGGAGAAAGTGTAAAACACTGATAGCCTTTGGAATCTGTGCAAGTTTAGGGGGGATAAAAGGACTTGTAAACCTATTTCCTCAAGAAGAAATAGTTAAAAAAGCTTACATAGAAACCGTTACAACAGATAATCCGGAAAGAATAACTCCTCAACCAGAGTACAAGGTTGATGGAAAGTACGATTTAGAACTTCCAAAACTAATGCCGGCAAGGGCTTTAGACCAGGTAGTTGAAGTTGACTACTACGTTGGGGGCTGTCCTCCCCACTACAACCACATTAAGTGGATTCTAGAAAAACTTTTAAATGGTGATTTACCCCCAAAAGGCAGCTGGTTAACAATGGGAACCGCCGTGTGTGACGTCTGTCCTAGGAACCCCATAAGACACGGAGGAGTAAAGAAAAAACCAACTGAAGTAAAAAGAACGCTGGAGAAACCTCCTGAGGATGCCTGCCTCCTTGAAGCAGGATTTTTGTGTCTTGGTCCCGTTACACAGGGAGACTGTCAGGCAGCCTGTCTAAAGGCAAACATGCCGTGCAGGGGATGTGGAGGTCCCATACCGGGAGTAAGTGACTTTGCGGTTAAGGCAATAAGCACTATTGCAACAACTCTATCCGATAAAAGCCTTCTCAAGAAGGTACCCGACCCTGTAAGGCTCTTTTACAGGTATTCACTTCCAAAGTCAAAGTTAGTTAAACCAAGGGGGTAA
- a CDS encoding Ni/Fe hydrogenase subunit alpha, translated as MKKAVIEPITRLEGHGKITIFLDDNGKVDEVFFQVVEFMGYEKMVEGAPIEEVPRIASTICGVCRAVHFMASLKAGDGVFGVEPPPVAKKLRKLLLSAHHIEDHTEILYAMGLPDFIVGPTAPPEKRNLLGVAEKIGKDVVKDILNKRFAAARIVEILGGKTAHPAPAIPGGWAKSLKPEEVEEIRKLSDECLELGKRSVELFKEVVVNNPEYSKLLREEKFNVRTNYMGTVDENGNVAYYEGVQRIISPSGEEIGRFTGKDYLEFFSEKTLPWSYAKFPYLKKVGWKGFVDGEETPFCSVGPLARVNVSNGFSTPLAQAAYEEMVDFFGGKPIYNIFAYHWARAIEILNHAEEIKRLIEDPEITNSDTCTQLKEVVGEGVGIIEAPRGTLIHHYRTDENAMVTDANMVVPTTFNNGSIQMAVKRAAEYYLNDGKYEPEKLNLIEMAHRPYDLCLACATHAYPSQYGTELLIYSKDGKLIKRIRNT; from the coding sequence ATGAAAAAGGCTGTAATAGAACCAATTACGAGACTTGAAGGGCACGGAAAAATAACGATTTTCCTTGACGATAACGGAAAGGTTGATGAGGTCTTCTTTCAGGTCGTTGAATTTATGGGTTACGAGAAGATGGTTGAGGGAGCTCCCATAGAGGAAGTTCCAAGAATAGCAAGTACAATATGCGGAGTTTGCAGGGCTGTCCACTTTATGGCTTCTCTCAAGGCAGGAGACGGTGTTTTTGGGGTTGAGCCTCCTCCTGTAGCAAAGAAATTAAGAAAACTACTACTTTCAGCCCATCACATTGAGGACCACACGGAAATCCTATATGCAATGGGACTCCCAGATTTCATAGTCGGTCCAACTGCACCTCCTGAAAAGAGGAATCTCCTTGGAGTTGCAGAGAAAATAGGAAAGGATGTTGTTAAGGACATTCTAAATAAGAGGTTTGCAGCTGCCAGAATAGTTGAAATATTGGGAGGTAAAACTGCCCACCCGGCTCCGGCCATTCCGGGAGGATGGGCTAAGTCGCTAAAACCCGAGGAGGTTGAGGAAATTAGAAAACTCTCCGATGAGTGTTTGGAACTTGGTAAGAGGAGCGTGGAGCTTTTTAAGGAGGTTGTTGTAAACAATCCGGAGTACTCAAAGCTCCTCAGGGAGGAAAAGTTTAACGTAAGAACGAACTACATGGGAACTGTTGATGAAAACGGTAACGTAGCCTACTACGAAGGAGTTCAGAGAATAATCTCACCTTCAGGGGAGGAAATTGGAAGATTTACAGGCAAGGATTACCTTGAGTTTTTCTCAGAGAAAACGCTTCCCTGGAGCTACGCTAAGTTTCCCTACTTAAAGAAGGTAGGCTGGAAGGGATTTGTTGATGGAGAGGAAACTCCGTTCTGCAGTGTTGGTCCACTTGCAAGGGTCAACGTCTCAAATGGATTCTCAACTCCGTTAGCCCAGGCTGCCTATGAGGAAATGGTTGATTTCTTCGGCGGAAAACCAATATACAACATATTTGCCTATCACTGGGCAAGGGCTATAGAGATTCTCAACCACGCAGAGGAAATTAAGAGACTCATTGAGGACCCTGAAATTACAAATTCCGATACCTGTACCCAGTTAAAGGAAGTTGTGGGAGAAGGTGTTGGAATTATTGAAGCTCCAAGGGGAACGCTCATACACCACTACAGAACCGACGAAAATGCCATGGTAACTGATGCCAACATGGTTGTTCCAACTACGTTCAACAACGGTTCAATTCAAATGGCCGTTAAGAGGGCGGCAGAGTACTACTTAAACGATGGAAAGTACGAACCTGAGAAGCTCAACCTAATAGAGATGGCTCACAGACCTTACGACCTGTGTCTTGCATGTGCAACCCATGCCTATCCGAGCCAGTATGGAACGGAGCTCCTAATCTACTCAAAGGATGGGAAACTTATCAAAAGGATTAGAAATACCTAA
- a CDS encoding energy-coupling factor transporter transmembrane component T family protein, which yields METPLNGKSFLSQIDPRIKIVTFLILAWTIALSKNLTQALVFLPLALLFFLPLLSESAKILKYLLFADLFLLFVVVTQFLFGSPYLGILIFFKSTIIVALSLFLLSTSSVFDLLHALHHLKIPNRLLQLLFFFYRYLFSLYEQYKLTLKSTYSRGFTPKTSRETYRTYAYIIGNLIIKSYFKSERIYKALLSRGFNGYFPVYRHFELKQKDIIFLFSVLLYWGIVTWKFYLHGT from the coding sequence ATGGAAACGCCGCTTAACGGTAAGAGTTTTTTAAGCCAAATAGATCCGAGGATAAAAATAGTTACCTTTCTAATTTTAGCTTGGACAATAGCTCTTTCGAAGAATCTAACTCAAGCCCTGGTATTCCTTCCCCTTGCCCTCCTATTTTTCCTTCCACTTTTAAGTGAGTCGGCAAAGATACTAAAGTATCTTCTCTTTGCCGACCTGTTTCTGTTGTTTGTTGTCGTTACACAGTTTCTCTTCGGTTCTCCTTACTTAGGGATTCTTATTTTTTTTAAATCTACAATCATTGTCGCTCTTTCTCTCTTTCTCCTATCTACCTCTTCAGTCTTTGACCTACTCCATGCTCTCCATCACCTTAAAATCCCAAACAGACTCCTCCAGCTCCTGTTTTTCTTTTACAGGTACCTCTTCAGTCTGTACGAACAGTACAAGTTGACGTTAAAGTCTACATACTCCAGGGGTTTTACACCTAAAACAAGCAGGGAGACCTACAGAACGTACGCCTATATAATAGGGAACCTAATTATAAAGAGTTACTTTAAATCTGAAAGAATTTACAAAGCCCTACTTTCCAGGGGATTCAACGGGTATTTTCCCGTTTACAGACACTTTGAACTAAAACAGAAGGACATAATTTTTCTGTTCTCAGTTCTTCTATACTGGGGGATTGTAACTTGGAAATTTTATCTACACGGAACTTAA
- a CDS encoding energy-coupling factor ABC transporter ATP-binding protein, with the protein MEILSTRNLKVSLDNREVLRGVNFSIREGEKVFITGPNGAGKTTFLETLMGFVEIEEGVVFYRGKELKKEKDFKILRGKVGYVFQNPDDQLFAPTVEEELAFAPLIKGLKRERVKEIVERTLKLFSIENLRDKPTYKLSGGEKRIVSVACVLTMEPELILLDEPTAGLDSERWKLLKKFFESTEVSLLVVTHDRELLDSLNWPVFKMENGALSQVR; encoded by the coding sequence TTGGAAATTTTATCTACACGGAACTTAAAGGTAAGTTTAGACAATAGAGAAGTTTTAAGGGGAGTTAACTTTTCGATAAGGGAGGGAGAAAAAGTATTCATAACGGGACCAAACGGTGCTGGAAAAACTACGTTTCTTGAAACTCTAATGGGATTTGTTGAAATAGAAGAAGGAGTAGTTTTCTATAGAGGAAAGGAGTTAAAGAAAGAAAAGGACTTTAAAATTTTGAGGGGAAAAGTCGGATACGTCTTCCAAAATCCAGATGATCAACTATTTGCCCCAACTGTTGAGGAGGAACTTGCGTTTGCTCCGCTTATAAAGGGTTTAAAGAGAGAAAGGGTAAAGGAAATTGTTGAAAGGACATTAAAACTCTTCTCCATTGAGAACTTGAGAGATAAACCAACATACAAGCTGTCAGGGGGAGAAAAGAGAATTGTTTCTGTTGCTTGTGTTCTGACCATGGAGCCGGAGCTCATTCTTTTGGATGAACCTACAGCGGGACTTGACTCGGAGAGGTGGAAGCTCCTTAAAAAATTTTTTGAATCAACAGAGGTTTCTCTCCTTGTAGTTACCCACGATAGGGAGCTCTTAGATTCCCTTAACTGGCCTGTGTTTAAGATGGAAAACGGAGCTCTCAGTCAAGTTAGATAA
- the cbiM gene encoding cobalt transporter CbiM encodes MHISEGVLPGWLLVTGWGLTSVGLYLGFRNLEGEKIPRTALLSAVFFIASLIHVPVGVTSVHLLLNGLAGALLGWAVFPALFVALLFQAILFQFGGLTVLGVNTFNMAFPGVVAYYIVRPLLKKESYLYTVVAGVLAAFIGVFLAATFVSLELLATGSSFTKTAELAFLAHIPVFAVESVVNSFVFLYLKKSSISLEV; translated from the coding sequence ATGCATATTTCAGAAGGCGTTCTGCCTGGCTGGCTCTTGGTTACAGGTTGGGGATTAACCTCGGTAGGACTTTATTTGGGTTTTAGAAACTTAGAAGGAGAGAAAATTCCGAGGACGGCCCTACTTTCGGCCGTCTTCTTTATAGCCTCCCTCATCCACGTTCCAGTTGGAGTTACAAGTGTTCACCTTCTGTTAAACGGACTTGCCGGAGCCCTTTTAGGTTGGGCTGTCTTCCCAGCACTGTTTGTTGCTCTCCTATTTCAGGCAATTCTCTTTCAGTTTGGAGGGCTTACAGTTTTGGGAGTCAACACGTTCAACATGGCCTTTCCTGGAGTTGTTGCCTACTACATTGTTAGACCACTTCTCAAGAAGGAGAGCTACCTGTATACGGTAGTCGCAGGAGTTTTGGCAGCCTTCATAGGCGTATTTTTGGCAGCAACCTTTGTAAGTTTAGAACTCCTTGCAACGGGGAGCTCCTTTACAAAAACTGCAGAACTTGCATTCTTAGCCCACATACCTGTCTTTGCAGTTGAATCTGTTGTTAACTCATTTGTATTTCTCTACCTTAAAAAGAGCTCTATCAGTCTGGAGGTTTAA
- a CDS encoding hydrogenase maturation protease translates to MNLLIGFGNPNFSDDGFGYYVVESLREEFPSLHFLAPTSDLINKILKKEKVVFVDAVKLGKKPGEIIFFKLSSENLKVNNSKSHTLSLNSVLKLGYELFRDEMSMEIYFIGVEAENINTFKKGLSERVKRSLPEVKGIIRRIFSS, encoded by the coding sequence ATGAACCTTTTAATAGGCTTTGGAAATCCGAACTTTTCTGATGATGGTTTCGGATACTACGTTGTTGAGAGTTTGAGGGAGGAATTTCCCTCCCTTCACTTCCTTGCTCCTACGTCCGACCTCATAAACAAAATCCTGAAAAAGGAAAAAGTTGTTTTCGTTGATGCAGTAAAGTTGGGAAAAAAACCTGGAGAGATAATTTTCTTTAAATTAAGTTCTGAAAATCTCAAAGTAAATAACTCCAAAAGTCATACACTCTCTTTAAACTCTGTTCTAAAGCTTGGATACGAACTTTTCAGAGATGAAATGTCAATGGAAATCTACTTTATAGGTGTTGAAGCTGAGAACATTAATACATTTAAGAAGGGACTCTCCGAGAGGGTAAAACGTTCCCTCCCGGAAGTTAAAGGAATAATCAGGAGGATTTTTTCCTCTTAG
- the lon gene encoding endopeptidase La: protein MAEIIQEGMVNQPNLPEELPLLPLRDVVVFPMMIAPLFVGRPFSLNAVEEALREHKLIFLATQKNKEIEEPTREELYDYGTVAVILKAMRMGDGRVKILVQGLGRAKIKELKKEDGLYRALLEHVVEPEYRARSIEEEALIKLVKDQIERVVALGKQIPPDMVAILRSIEDPGRLADLIAAQIDLSTEEAIEILSTEDPIERLKKVSERLEHEIKVLEVQELIRTKARESMEKEQREYFLRQQLKAIRKELGEEEERSKEIEEYREKIKKAKMPKEVEESVLKELSRLEKMHPESAEAAVLRTWLEWMIELPWSKRTKDRLDIERARKILDEDHYDLEKLKNRILEYLAVKSLIKKRRKRIKEVKQPTICFVGPPGVGKTSLARSIARALGRKFVRISLGGVRDEAEIRGHRRTYVGAMPGKIIQALRKAGTKNPVILLDEIDKMSSDFRGDPAAALLEVLDPEQNREFVDNYINHPFDLSEVLFIATANTPHTIPEPLYDRLEVLNIPGYTEYEKLQIAKRYIVPKQLKNHALTENDIEFTDSAILHIIRHYTREAGVRNLDRRIAAVCRKVALWISEGKEKKYRITKKLVEKILGAPKFIPEVELGEDEVGVATGLAWTPVGGDVLFIEAIVTKGSGRLILTGRLGDVMKESAQAALGFIKANADKYGIKKDFSKIDIHVHVPAGAIPKDGPSAGITIATAMLSALTERKVRKEVAMTGEITLGGKVLPVGGLKEKILAALRYGAKTVILPEKNKQEVMEELPEEAKKKIKLVFVNRVEPVFELALYPEEKKGRTKRKKSS, encoded by the coding sequence ATGGCAGAGATAATTCAGGAGGGAATGGTTAATCAACCAAACCTACCAGAGGAGCTCCCTCTACTACCGTTAAGGGACGTTGTTGTTTTTCCAATGATGATAGCTCCCCTCTTTGTTGGAAGGCCCTTTTCACTAAATGCAGTTGAAGAGGCATTGAGGGAGCACAAGTTAATTTTTCTGGCTACTCAGAAGAACAAGGAGATTGAGGAGCCGACGAGGGAGGAGCTCTACGACTACGGTACAGTTGCAGTAATCCTCAAAGCAATGAGGATGGGGGACGGTAGAGTAAAGATTTTGGTTCAGGGGCTCGGAAGGGCAAAGATAAAAGAACTGAAAAAGGAGGACGGCCTCTATAGAGCTCTCTTAGAGCACGTTGTTGAGCCGGAGTACAGGGCAAGGAGCATTGAGGAGGAAGCCCTCATAAAGTTAGTAAAGGACCAGATTGAGAGGGTCGTTGCATTAGGAAAGCAGATTCCACCCGACATGGTTGCAATTCTCCGTTCGATAGAGGACCCTGGAAGGCTTGCAGACCTCATAGCCGCTCAGATTGACCTTTCAACCGAGGAAGCTATTGAGATTCTGTCAACAGAGGACCCCATAGAGAGGCTCAAAAAGGTAAGTGAGAGGTTGGAGCACGAGATAAAGGTTCTTGAGGTTCAGGAACTCATAAGGACAAAAGCCCGTGAGTCTATGGAGAAGGAACAGAGGGAGTACTTCTTAAGGCAACAGTTAAAGGCCATTAGGAAGGAGTTAGGAGAGGAGGAGGAAAGGAGCAAGGAGATTGAGGAGTACAGGGAGAAGATAAAAAAGGCAAAAATGCCTAAAGAAGTGGAGGAGTCGGTTTTAAAGGAGCTCTCAAGACTTGAGAAGATGCACCCCGAATCTGCAGAGGCAGCCGTTTTAAGGACCTGGCTTGAGTGGATGATTGAGCTTCCCTGGTCTAAGAGGACAAAGGACAGGTTGGACATAGAGAGGGCAAGGAAGATACTTGATGAGGATCACTACGATTTAGAAAAGCTGAAAAATAGAATCTTAGAGTACTTGGCAGTTAAATCTCTCATAAAGAAGAGAAGGAAGAGGATAAAGGAGGTAAAACAGCCTACAATTTGCTTCGTCGGTCCTCCGGGAGTAGGAAAAACATCCTTGGCCCGCTCAATAGCAAGGGCTTTGGGAAGGAAGTTTGTGAGAATTTCCTTAGGTGGCGTCAGGGACGAGGCTGAAATAAGGGGACACAGGAGAACCTACGTTGGAGCTATGCCTGGAAAGATTATTCAGGCTTTGAGGAAAGCCGGAACGAAGAATCCCGTAATTCTCCTTGATGAGATAGATAAGATGTCCTCCGACTTTAGAGGGGACCCTGCTGCAGCCCTCTTGGAGGTTCTTGACCCCGAACAGAACAGGGAGTTTGTTGACAACTACATAAACCATCCTTTTGACCTTTCGGAGGTTCTCTTTATTGCAACGGCAAACACCCCACACACGATTCCGGAGCCTCTCTACGATAGGTTAGAGGTTTTAAACATTCCCGGATACACAGAGTACGAGAAACTCCAGATAGCAAAGAGGTACATCGTTCCTAAGCAACTTAAAAATCACGCCCTTACAGAGAACGACATAGAGTTCACAGATTCGGCAATCCTCCACATCATAAGGCACTACACGAGGGAGGCAGGAGTAAGGAACTTAGACAGGAGAATTGCCGCCGTCTGCAGGAAGGTGGCTCTCTGGATAAGTGAGGGTAAGGAGAAGAAGTACAGAATAACTAAAAAGTTGGTCGAGAAGATTTTGGGAGCTCCAAAATTCATCCCGGAGGTTGAGCTTGGGGAGGATGAAGTAGGAGTTGCAACAGGCCTTGCATGGACGCCTGTTGGTGGGGACGTTCTGTTTATTGAGGCAATAGTAACAAAGGGAAGTGGAAGACTAATCTTAACGGGAAGACTTGGTGACGTTATGAAGGAGTCTGCCCAGGCTGCCTTGGGATTCATAAAGGCCAATGCAGATAAGTACGGGATAAAGAAGGACTTTTCAAAGATAGACATTCACGTTCACGTACCCGCTGGTGCAATTCCAAAGGATGGGCCGTCTGCAGGAATAACAATTGCAACTGCAATGCTCTCGGCCCTAACTGAGAGGAAGGTTAGGAAGGAAGTTGCAATGACGGGAGAGATAACCCTTGGAGGAAAGGTTCTTCCCGTGGGGGGACTAAAGGAAAAGATACTTGCAGCCTTAAGGTACGGAGCTAAAACCGTTATCCTCCCTGAGAAGAACAAACAGGAGGTCATGGAGGAGCTCCCCGAGGAGGCCAAGAAGAAGATTAAACTCGTATTTGTTAACAGAGTTGAACCTGTCTTTGAACTTGCTCTTTACCCTGAGGAAAAGAAAGGAAGAACTAAGAGGAAAAAATCCTCCTGA
- a CDS encoding hydrogenase iron-sulfur subunit — MEKEKFLVVLCNCGGKISEKINFKELKELAEKQERVAEVLETKDFCINPEEQVKRLGKEFSGLIFCGCSERSSLKFNEDRITKLLKNLGINPAMFETVNLREQCLMVHDDTEGMNQRAKDQFLMAYEKLKTNVEALKENLKKRVLIVGGGVAGQSCAQALSDMGIDTVIVEEKPYLGGFAASIPALWQSESYPSVCTSQCVIPVVGRETLLKDGITVYTNSTVEKIEKENGKFKVRIRRKTLKVDPEKCIGCGKCEEVCPVEVPNEFNLGKTKRRAIYKAFPLALPDVYQIDEENCTLCGECEKVCPTSAIDLSREGDTIEDEFGAVVIATGLKGGDVSVYKELGYEFPEVITLTEYQRYRANNFFGKKPREISFVLCKKDSVGYCSRLCCLETVKAAFMLAKQVPDVKVKIFYKSLGTTGRAFEEYRRRAEKLGVEFIQTQVEKIERKGEGELLIKTENGEYYSNLAVVADPLIPAQYRITEMLKVFTDIYGFPLEFQPRVINPLETFVERVYVVGAAKGFKDVQESIESALGAAPKIYRDLKGREKKYYAEIDQDKCSRCETCLMCCPHGAISIKEEKEENRVVIDSNLCRGCGLCYAACPSKAIRFSNLEDEQILKMAEVAFKHLPKGKPRILAFLCYWCAYGAADLMGYNNVKIPENVRTIRVRCSASLSLDVISEILARDLADGIIVAGCPVDNCHHAWGNYMQERRIETLNESLELLGVTDKKVRWEYIGVPNWLKLANAIKEMNRELTAIKEGSYVQN; from the coding sequence ATGGAAAAGGAAAAGTTCCTCGTTGTCCTTTGTAACTGTGGAGGAAAAATTTCAGAGAAAATTAACTTTAAGGAGTTAAAGGAATTAGCAGAGAAACAGGAAAGAGTAGCAGAGGTTCTTGAGACCAAGGATTTCTGCATCAATCCAGAGGAACAGGTTAAGAGATTGGGAAAGGAGTTTAGCGGTCTAATTTTCTGTGGATGCTCTGAAAGGTCTTCTCTGAAGTTTAATGAGGACAGAATAACAAAACTTCTCAAGAACTTGGGAATTAACCCAGCAATGTTTGAAACAGTCAACCTTAGAGAACAGTGTTTAATGGTTCACGATGACACTGAAGGAATGAATCAAAGAGCTAAAGACCAATTTTTAATGGCCTACGAGAAACTTAAAACGAACGTTGAAGCCCTGAAGGAAAATCTTAAAAAGAGAGTTTTAATTGTTGGTGGTGGTGTTGCAGGGCAGTCCTGTGCTCAGGCTCTATCAGATATGGGAATCGATACAGTTATTGTTGAAGAGAAACCTTACTTGGGCGGATTTGCTGCTTCCATTCCTGCTCTCTGGCAGTCTGAAAGTTATCCTTCAGTTTGTACAAGTCAGTGTGTTATCCCCGTTGTCGGAAGGGAAACCCTCCTTAAGGACGGGATAACTGTTTATACAAATTCAACCGTAGAAAAAATCGAAAAGGAAAATGGTAAATTCAAAGTTAGGATAAGAAGGAAAACTTTAAAAGTTGACCCTGAAAAATGTATAGGCTGCGGAAAGTGTGAGGAGGTTTGTCCAGTTGAAGTTCCTAACGAATTCAACTTAGGAAAAACAAAGAGAAGGGCTATCTATAAAGCTTTCCCACTTGCTCTACCTGATGTTTACCAGATAGATGAGGAAAACTGCACCTTGTGTGGTGAGTGTGAAAAGGTTTGTCCAACAAGTGCAATAGACTTAAGCAGAGAGGGAGACACTATAGAGGACGAGTTTGGAGCAGTAGTAATAGCAACAGGACTAAAGGGAGGGGATGTATCGGTCTACAAAGAATTGGGATACGAATTTCCAGAAGTTATAACCCTTACGGAGTATCAAAGATACAGAGCAAACAACTTCTTTGGAAAAAAACCGAGGGAAATTTCTTTTGTTCTGTGTAAGAAGGACAGTGTTGGTTACTGTTCAAGACTCTGCTGTTTAGAAACGGTAAAAGCGGCCTTTATGCTTGCAAAACAAGTGCCCGATGTAAAAGTAAAGATTTTCTATAAAAGTTTAGGGACAACGGGAAGGGCATTTGAAGAGTATAGAAGGAGAGCTGAAAAGTTAGGTGTTGAGTTTATTCAAACTCAGGTTGAGAAAATTGAAAGAAAAGGAGAGGGGGAGCTCCTTATAAAGACGGAAAATGGAGAATACTACTCAAATCTTGCAGTTGTAGCAGACCCACTGATTCCAGCTCAGTACAGGATTACGGAGATGCTCAAGGTGTTTACGGACATTTACGGTTTCCCCCTTGAATTCCAGCCACGGGTTATCAATCCATTGGAAACCTTTGTTGAAAGAGTTTACGTTGTTGGAGCTGCTAAGGGATTTAAGGACGTCCAGGAAAGTATTGAATCTGCCTTAGGAGCAGCTCCGAAAATTTACAGAGACTTAAAGGGAAGGGAGAAAAAGTACTACGCTGAAATAGACCAGGACAAGTGTTCAAGGTGTGAGACCTGTCTGATGTGCTGTCCACACGGAGCAATCTCTATAAAGGAAGAAAAGGAAGAAAACAGAGTAGTTATAGACTCGAACCTGTGTAGGGGTTGTGGGCTCTGTTATGCTGCATGTCCTTCAAAGGCAATAAGGTTTTCAAATCTCGAGGATGAGCAGATTCTCAAAATGGCAGAGGTCGCTTTCAAGCACCTGCCAAAAGGTAAACCGAGAATCCTTGCCTTTCTCTGTTACTGGTGTGCTTACGGTGCAGCAGACCTGATGGGCTACAACAATGTAAAAATCCCTGAAAACGTAAGGACTATAAGGGTTAGGTGTTCTGCTTCTTTAAGCCTCGACGTTATTTCAGAAATTCTTGCCAGGGACTTGGCAGACGGAATAATCGTTGCTGGATGTCCGGTTGATAACTGCCATCACGCCTGGGGTAACTACATGCAGGAGAGGAGAATAGAAACCCTCAACGAAAGTCTTGAGCTCTTGGGTGTAACTGACAAAAAAGTAAGGTGGGAGTACATAGGTGTTCCTAACTGGTTAAAACTGGCAAATGCAATTAAGGAGATGAACAGGGAGTTAACAGCTATTAAGGAGGGGAGTTATGTCCAAAATTAA
- a CDS encoding carboxypeptidase-like regulatory domain-containing protein, with translation MKKLLILIFLVLFPSLSFAHKISAFVDVEGNTVSIESYFSDGTPVKHAEVIVYDSKGNVVLRGKTDKEGEFSFKISKPGTYRAVVNAELGHRAETTFQVGEVSGESQVTKSNEVKSTESTKRTEENSINTEELRKIIRQELHPIHVELLKLEEEESSISYKDIFGGLGWIVGIFGAFMFGYCYRRRNGNAA, from the coding sequence ATGAAAAAGCTACTCATACTAATCTTCCTTGTTCTCTTTCCCTCCCTCTCCTTTGCCCATAAAATTTCTGCATTCGTTGATGTTGAGGGAAACACCGTCTCCATTGAGAGCTACTTCAGCGACGGAACACCTGTAAAACACGCTGAGGTTATCGTCTACGATTCAAAGGGAAACGTTGTCCTGAGAGGGAAGACAGACAAGGAAGGAGAGTTCAGTTTTAAAATATCAAAACCTGGAACCTACAGGGCAGTTGTCAATGCAGAGTTAGGTCACAGGGCAGAAACAACCTTTCAGGTAGGGGAGGTTTCTGGAGAAAGTCAAGTGACAAAATCTAACGAGGTAAAAAGCACGGAGAGTACAAAAAGGACAGAGGAGAACAGTATAAACACTGAGGAGCTGAGAAAAATTATCAGACAGGAGCTCCATCCAATCCACGTAGAGCTCTTAAAGTTGGAAGAAGAGGAGAGCTCCATTTCCTACAAGGACATCTTTGGTGGACTTGGATGGATAGTTGGAATATTCGGAGCCTTTATGTTTGGATACTGCTACAGGAGAAGGAATGGAAACGCCGCTTAA